A genomic segment from Bacteroidales bacterium encodes:
- a CDS encoding TerC/Alx family metal homeostasis membrane protein, whose translation MFLNEISFFSIFLIAIVFILLLDLGIFSKKSHALSFRESLIWCVIWISLALVFYVFLKFKGNWMHDVNSTEDIRNLTEKYLHPITLSNNNFSENLQLYRNNLSLEFITGYLIEYALSVDNIFVIILIFYSFGVNRKCYKRVLLYGIAGAIVLRFIFIFLSSALIQKFSWILYLFGLLLIYTGVRMFISRNKKEKIKTQKHPVVKFASKYFSVFPRFVGQNFFIRKNEKLFITPLFLTLLVIEFSDIIFAVDSIPAIFSVTKDPYIVFFSNIFAIIGLRSLFFLIINIIGKFYYLKHGLSVLLTFVGLKMIFNHWLKEVGFNTVHSLCVILFIIIISIILSILFPKKEKSI comes from the coding sequence ATGTTTTTAAATGAAATTTCATTTTTCTCGATTTTCTTAATTGCAATAGTTTTTATTCTTTTGCTCGACCTTGGTATATTCAGCAAAAAAAGTCATGCTTTATCATTCAGAGAATCGCTTATATGGTGTGTTATTTGGATTTCACTTGCATTGGTTTTTTATGTTTTTCTGAAGTTCAAAGGCAACTGGATGCATGATGTAAACAGCACGGAAGACATAAGAAATCTTACCGAAAAATATCTTCATCCGATTACTTTAAGTAATAATAATTTTTCTGAAAATCTGCAGCTATACAGAAATAATCTTTCACTCGAATTCATAACCGGTTATTTAATAGAGTATGCATTGTCGGTAGATAATATATTTGTTATAATACTTATTTTTTACTCTTTCGGAGTTAATCGCAAATGCTACAAACGTGTTTTGTTATATGGAATTGCAGGAGCAATAGTGCTGCGGTTTATTTTTATTTTTTTAAGTTCTGCCTTAATTCAGAAATTTTCATGGATTCTTTATTTATTCGGATTGCTATTGATTTACACGGGAGTCAGGATGTTTATTTCGAGAAATAAAAAAGAAAAAATCAAAACTCAGAAACATCCGGTAGTTAAATTCGCATCAAAATATTTTTCTGTATTTCCACGCTTTGTGGGGCAAAATTTTTTTATAAGAAAAAACGAAAAGTTATTTATTACCCCTTTGTTCCTGACACTTTTAGTTATTGAATTTTCCGATATTATTTTTGCTGTTGACTCGATACCTGCAATTTTTTCGGTTACTAAAGACCCATATATAGTTTTCTTTTCAAATATTTTTGCAATAATCGGATTACGTTCACTGTTTTTTCTTATAATAAATATTATAGGCAAATTTTATTATCTTAAACACGGATTATCTGTTCTTCTTACTTTTGTAGGGCTGAAAATGATTTTTAATCATTGGCTGAAGGAAGTGGGCTTTAATACCGTACATTCATTATGTGTTATTCTTTTTATAATAATTATAAGTATTATTTTATCAATTTTATTTCCTAAAAAAGAAAAGAGTATTTAA
- a CDS encoding M23 family metallopeptidase: MAKVRYHFNTKSLSYEKVKTTLKEKFLKIFSFLASGIVFSTLTLVVLYNVVDSPKERILERELNLYKSKYVILNERLNKLSVVLDDIENRDNNIYRLIFEAEPISESVRKAGYGGVNRYAELEDYDNSQLVLESMKNIDKISRQLYIQSKSFDEVYKMAKEKEIRFASIPAIVPIKNGARQIASGFGYRIHPIYKTLQMHSGIDIIASRGITIFATGDGTVESPSKNLSGYGIVCVINHNFGYETLYGHMSRMVVHHGQKVKRGQLIGYVGSTGISTAPHLHYEVWKSGKRINPVQYFYNDLSPAEYEKVIEESSKITQSLS, encoded by the coding sequence ATGGCTAAGGTCAGGTATCATTTTAATACAAAGTCGCTTTCTTACGAAAAGGTTAAAACAACTTTAAAAGAAAAATTTTTAAAAATATTTTCTTTTTTAGCTTCAGGTATTGTTTTTTCAACCCTTACACTTGTTGTTTTATATAATGTTGTTGATTCACCTAAGGAAAGAATTCTTGAGAGAGAACTGAATTTGTATAAATCAAAATATGTAATATTAAACGAACGTTTGAACAAACTCTCGGTTGTGCTTGATGATATTGAAAACAGGGACAATAATATTTACCGGTTAATATTTGAAGCGGAACCGATATCCGAAAGCGTTAGAAAAGCAGGATACGGCGGTGTGAACCGATATGCTGAACTTGAGGATTATGATAATTCGCAACTTGTTTTGGAATCAATGAAAAATATTGATAAAATTTCGCGTCAGCTTTATATTCAATCCAAGTCCTTTGATGAAGTTTATAAAATGGCAAAAGAAAAAGAAATAAGATTTGCTTCAATTCCTGCAATAGTTCCCATTAAAAACGGAGCAAGGCAAATTGCTTCCGGCTTTGGATACAGAATTCATCCTATTTATAAAACATTGCAAATGCATTCAGGTATTGACATTATTGCATCAAGAGGAATAACAATATTTGCTACCGGCGACGGTACAGTTGAATCCCCAAGTAAAAATCTCAGCGGTTATGGTATAGTTTGCGTAATAAATCACAATTTCGGCTACGAAACGCTTTACGGACACATGAGCAGAATGGTGGTTCATCACGGACAAAAGGTTAAAAGAGGTCAGTTAATTGGATACGTTGGGAGTACCGGTATTTCCACAGCACCGCATTTGCATTATGAAGTATGGAAGAGCGGAAAAAGAATAAATCCGGTTCAATATTTTTATAATGACCTTTCACCTGCCGAATATGAAAAAGTGATTGAAGAATCTTCAAAAATCACACAGTCGCTTTCATAA
- a CDS encoding T9SS type A sorting domain-containing protein: MFRNFILSIVLLFSFTLSKAQSIELYDSTGLLVNGAIIDFIGDTSYTSHIFVKNITSSSILVKVKKVELSLISGSYNTFCWTACYDSSIHVTKFGKTIPAYFTDSSSFEGYYYPHKNYGTSIIMYTFFVASDSSDSVAVIVHYNSCLNHISELKNNIYVFKINPNPANSFVEINHSLPNEFENTSFILRDILGKEIKSFRIPDKKGTITLQTSSLNDGIYFCTIVEGNNAILTQKLIVKH; the protein is encoded by the coding sequence ATGTTCAGAAATTTTATTTTAAGTATAGTTTTATTATTTTCTTTCACTTTATCAAAAGCTCAAAGCATAGAACTTTATGATTCCACAGGACTTTTAGTAAACGGTGCAATAATTGATTTTATTGGCGATACATCATACACTTCCCATATATTCGTAAAAAACATCACATCAAGTTCGATTTTAGTTAAAGTTAAAAAAGTGGAACTAAGCTTAATCTCCGGCTCATATAACACTTTCTGCTGGACAGCATGCTATGATAGTTCAATTCATGTTACAAAATTTGGAAAAACAATTCCTGCATACTTCACAGATTCATCAAGTTTTGAAGGATATTATTATCCACACAAAAATTATGGCACTTCAATAATAATGTATACTTTCTTTGTTGCCTCCGATTCTTCCGATTCTGTTGCAGTAATTGTTCATTACAATTCCTGTTTGAATCATATAAGTGAATTGAAAAATAATATTTATGTTTTCAAAATTAATCCTAATCCTGCTAATAGTTTCGTTGAAATTAATCACTCGTTACCAAATGAATTTGAAAATACTTCTTTCATTTTGCGTGATATTCTTGGTAAAGAAATAAAATCTTTCAGAATTCCCGACAAAAAGGGAACAATAACTTTGCAAACATCTTCACTTAATGACGGAATTTATTTTTGTACAATTGTTGAAGGAAATAATGCAATATTAACCCAAAAGCTTATTGTGAAGCACTAA
- a CDS encoding serine hydrolase domain-containing protein, with product MRKMQINYKLKTTNYKHFLRTTQIKLITNRNFIFILLLIIFSCNNPQNKSTDAKAKKINIAESKLRNHIKSFSDLNKAKWLDSLLESNYEKKVFNGAILIAENGHVIYKNAFGNTEFRKKEKLNTRTSFQLASVSKIFTAIAVMMLEERKKINYDDDIKKYIRDFPYDGVTVRDLLNHRSGLQNYIYVAENNRDRNLDFSNNDIMKLFAENNIELEFKPEKRFKYCNTNYAILALLVEKVSKQSFGEFVKKNIFDVLEMNNSFVYNKSKFSSIKNYAIGYTRLKRGYGEEVHDYLDDIVGDKGVYSSVDDLYKFDCALCTDKLVKQSTLKEAFFPNKNSRKNCIKEYGFGWRLKFVDGGKIVYHFGWWRGYRTYYLKIFEDNITVISLNNRDNVCMNSLIIKIVKYLKNLKDEPDIDSNNEELSASQ from the coding sequence ATGAGAAAAATGCAAATTAACTACAAACTAAAAACCACAAACTACAAACATTTTTTACGAACAACGCAGATTAAATTAATTACAAACAGAAACTTTATTTTTATTTTATTACTTATAATATTTTCCTGCAACAATCCGCAAAACAAATCAACCGATGCTAAAGCGAAAAAAATTAATATTGCCGAAAGCAAATTAAGAAATCACATAAAATCTTTTTCGGATTTAAATAAAGCAAAATGGCTCGATAGTTTGCTTGAAAGCAATTATGAAAAAAAAGTATTTAACGGAGCAATTTTAATTGCAGAAAACGGGCATGTTATTTATAAAAATGCATTTGGAAATACAGAGTTCAGAAAAAAAGAAAAATTAAATACACGAACTTCTTTTCAGTTAGCATCGGTTTCAAAGATTTTTACGGCAATTGCCGTGATGATGCTTGAAGAACGTAAAAAAATAAATTATGATGATGATATAAAAAAATATATCCGTGATTTTCCTTACGACGGAGTAACTGTGAGAGACCTGCTGAATCATCGTTCCGGCTTGCAGAATTATATTTACGTTGCTGAAAATAACAGGGACAGAAATCTTGATTTTTCAAACAACGATATTATGAAACTATTTGCTGAAAATAATATCGAACTTGAGTTTAAACCCGAAAAAAGATTCAAATACTGCAATACGAACTACGCAATACTGGCGTTGCTGGTTGAGAAGGTTTCGAAACAATCTTTTGGCGAGTTTGTAAAAAAAAATATTTTTGATGTTCTGGAAATGAATAATTCTTTTGTTTATAATAAATCAAAATTTAGTTCGATAAAAAATTATGCAATCGGATACACACGTTTGAAAAGAGGATATGGTGAAGAAGTTCATGATTACCTAGATGACATTGTTGGCGATAAAGGCGTTTATTCATCGGTTGATGATTTATATAAGTTCGATTGTGCATTGTGTACCGATAAACTCGTTAAACAGTCAACGCTCAAGGAAGCATTTTTCCCGAATAAAAATTCGAGAAAAAATTGTATAAAAGAATATGGTTTCGGTTGGCGGCTAAAATTTGTTGACGGCGGGAAAATAGTTTATCATTTTGGTTGGTGGCGAGGTTATAGAACATATTATCTGAAAATATTTGAAGATAATATTACGGTAATTTCACTTAACAACAGAGATAATGTATGCATGAATTCTCTAATAATAAAAATCGTGAAATACCTGAAAAATCTTAAAGATGAGCCGGATATTGATAGTAATAATGAAGAGCTTAGTGCTTCACAATAA